From a region of the Paenibacillus segetis genome:
- a CDS encoding S-layer homology domain-containing protein, with product MLMNTLKLQGEGASLAFTDTAKIGAWAQKAVTQAVSADIISGYPDDSFRPNLPKW from the coding sequence ATGCTGATGAATACGTTGAAGCTGCAAGGCGAAGGAGCATCGCTGGCTTTCACAGATACAGCGAAGATCGGAGCTTGGGCGCAGAAAGCAGTCACACAGGCGGTATCAGCAGATATAATTAGTGGCTATCCGGACGACTCATTCCGTCCAAATCTTCCGAAATGGTGA
- a CDS encoding AzlD domain-containing protein, protein MEIRWHILLIIIGASIVTLIPRVVPLMVLSRINIPDWALRWLSYVPVAVMAALVGEELLLVDGRFSPFQNHIELIAAAPTFLTAILTRSLLGTVLVGIVSVMLLRMFL, encoded by the coding sequence ATGGAAATAAGATGGCATATTCTCTTAATAATTATAGGTGCATCAATTGTGACCCTAATCCCAAGAGTGGTTCCACTCATGGTACTCAGTCGTATAAATATACCTGATTGGGCACTGCGATGGTTAAGTTATGTTCCAGTCGCAGTAATGGCAGCCTTGGTGGGAGAAGAGTTATTGTTGGTAGATGGGAGATTTTCCCCCTTTCAAAATCATATCGAGTTAATCGCAGCGGCACCAACATTTTTGACCGCAATTCTAACTCGTAGCTTATTAGGAACAGTATTGGTAGGCATTGTATCCGTGATGCTATTGCGCATGTTTTTATAA
- a CDS encoding AzlC family ABC transporter permease produces the protein MVQENIQLHKQDVNIREDSFLQGVKDCIPTLLGYLSIGFAAGVVGNTSGLSIIEITLMSLLIYAGSAQFIVSGMIASHGSPASIILTVFIVNLRHLLLSAALSPYFSRLAPVKTLLIGSLLTDETFGVAINKTADKDYISEKWMHGLNITAYLNWIVATLAGAFLGQWITNPEKFGLDFALPAMFIGLLVIQFVSRGKIAKDLVVAISAVVIVLGTSFFLSGSIAIIVATVIAATLGMVVEKWK, from the coding sequence ATAGTGCAAGAGAATATTCAACTACATAAACAAGATGTTAATATACGTGAGGATAGTTTTTTACAAGGTGTAAAAGATTGCATTCCAACATTGTTGGGTTACTTAAGTATTGGATTTGCTGCGGGTGTTGTAGGAAATACATCTGGCTTAAGCATTATTGAAATCACACTCATGTCATTACTTATCTATGCTGGTTCTGCCCAATTTATCGTTTCTGGAATGATCGCATCTCATGGATCACCGGCTTCAATTATTCTCACCGTTTTTATCGTAAATCTTCGGCATCTTTTACTTAGCGCAGCCTTATCACCGTATTTCAGTCGTCTAGCTCCGGTTAAAACTTTGCTAATAGGTTCTTTACTTACAGACGAGACATTTGGGGTCGCGATTAATAAGACGGCGGACAAAGATTATATCAGTGAAAAATGGATGCACGGTCTAAATATAACAGCTTATCTAAATTGGATTGTAGCCACTTTAGCTGGAGCATTTTTGGGTCAGTGGATTACAAATCCCGAAAAGTTTGGTTTGGATTTTGCATTACCTGCCATGTTTATCGGGCTTCTTGTTATCCAGTTCGTTAGTCGAGGGAAAATCGCTAAAGATTTAGTTGTGGCAATAAGTGCTGTAGTTATTGTTTTGGGGACAAGTTTTTTCTTATCTGGAAGTATAGCAATTATTGTTGCTACTGTTATTGCTGCTACATTAGGAATGGTGGTTGAAAAATGGAAATAA
- a CDS encoding ATP-binding protein, protein MDKERGIPLQDQEHVFERFYRVDTSRKGEGLGIGLSIVKENIAFHGGSITLTSVPFEKTMF, encoded by the coding sequence ATTGATAAAGAACGCGGCATTCCCTTACAGGATCAAGAACATGTTTTTGAACGGTTCTACCGTGTCGATACCAGCAGAAAAGGCGAAGGACTGGGCATTGGACTTTCCATTGTCAAAGAAAACATAGCTTTCCATGGTGGATCAATTACCTTGACGAGTGTCCCTTTTGAAAAAACAATGTTTTAA
- a CDS encoding BlaI/MecI/CopY family transcriptional regulator has product MAIKLFDSELKVMEVLWKTGDITAKQISDTLKEEIGWNMNTTYTVIKKCIGKGAIERREPNFVCHALIAKVQVQEMETDELVDKVFDGSVDKLFASLLGRKKLSTGQIEKLKQIVNNEELNDDL; this is encoded by the coding sequence ATGGCCATTAAGCTTTTCGATTCTGAACTTAAGGTTATGGAAGTCTTATGGAAGACAGGTGATATCACCGCCAAACAGATTTCTGATACTTTGAAGGAAGAAATTGGTTGGAATATGAACACGACCTATACTGTGATCAAAAAGTGTATTGGAAAAGGTGCAATAGAGCGCCGTGAGCCTAACTTTGTGTGTCATGCGCTGATTGCAAAGGTACAGGTACAAGAAATGGAGACAGATGAGTTGGTTGACAAGGTGTTCGATGGTTCTGTTGATAAACTGTTTGCCTCATTATTAGGACGAAAGAAATTATCTACTGGGCAGATTGAGAAGCTCAAACAGATCGTAAACAATGAAGAATTAAATGATGACTTATGA
- a CDS encoding M56 family metallopeptidase: MSSSAAVMILAVVVIRALFIHRLPKKTFMVFWGIVVCRLLLPFNLPSPFSIYTWIDRFSSERLPSVNQPSLPITPQLALPMRLAGSTSEVQPISDPITTGTISPIVVIWIVGVVVCTLFFTITYVKCRREFQTSVPVHHPVALKWLAEHKLTRSIQIRQSDRINSPLTYGIQKPVILLPKNTDWDHVVQLQYILEHELIHIRRFDQISKLLLTAVLCIHWFNPLVWVMYMLANRDMELSCDETVVRSFGETTKRAYAMSLITMEERKNRITPLSNHFSKHAIEERIVAIMKMRKTSVAATVLAFALIVGATTVFATSSSGLKQDSDSAYAYEGTGSMNPPLSEQEQRSEMAKVLAPYDKFGLIYDKASGRSTYYGKTVRQFFDEIAQLGFSELTGEVDLEAEYIEGKLSGLVPATQVEFDARTKELQSVQSNVGSLDSSQAIEMTTLLSREENGSIQYSSDEGKTWLTQAEYDAKYPTPDVEWWTYDGYKAWLDNEKIELQKVIGARAWNSKDGWFTWTQKRVDDAIATYEQILADIKAGTQVSKTVDGRDDVVLSFDPGKISTGTSYSVDITLDNGEATSFGPYDTKEELLAKVKPYCEQQVKQGNMTQKEADEILNRYN; encoded by the coding sequence ATGAGTTCCTCGGCAGCAGTGATGATCTTGGCAGTTGTTGTCATTAGGGCATTGTTCATCCATAGACTTCCCAAGAAGACCTTCATGGTGTTCTGGGGAATTGTCGTATGCAGATTACTGCTTCCTTTTAACTTGCCGTCACCATTTAGCATCTATACCTGGATCGATCGTTTCAGTTCTGAGAGATTACCAAGCGTCAATCAACCCTCATTACCCATAACGCCTCAACTAGCCTTACCAATGAGGTTAGCAGGTTCGACGTCAGAGGTACAACCAATCAGTGACCCAATCACAACTGGAACTATTTCGCCCATTGTAGTCATCTGGATTGTTGGTGTAGTTGTCTGTACCTTGTTCTTTACGATCACATATGTGAAATGTCGAAGAGAATTTCAAACTTCTGTACCTGTTCATCACCCAGTCGCTTTGAAATGGCTAGCCGAACACAAGTTGACTCGTTCGATACAGATACGCCAATCGGACAGAATCAATTCACCCCTAACCTACGGAATTCAGAAACCAGTCATACTATTGCCGAAGAACACAGATTGGGATCATGTCGTACAGCTGCAATACATCCTAGAGCATGAGCTTATACATATTCGACGATTCGACCAGATTTCTAAACTGTTGTTAACGGCTGTTCTCTGTATCCATTGGTTCAATCCGTTAGTATGGGTTATGTACATGCTTGCGAATCGTGACATGGAGCTTTCTTGCGATGAAACGGTCGTGCGATCCTTTGGTGAAACGACGAAAAGAGCCTACGCCATGTCGCTGATCACGATGGAAGAACGAAAGAATAGGATAACCCCTTTGAGTAACCATTTTTCAAAACATGCGATTGAAGAAAGGATTGTTGCGATTATGAAAATGAGAAAAACGTCTGTAGCAGCCACGGTTCTGGCCTTTGCATTGATTGTTGGTGCAACGACTGTCTTCGCAACGAGTTCATCTGGATTGAAACAAGATTCGGATTCAGCCTATGCATATGAAGGAACAGGTAGTATGAACCCACCTCTCAGTGAACAAGAGCAAAGGTCTGAAATGGCAAAGGTATTAGCTCCATATGATAAATTCGGCTTGATCTATGATAAAGCGTCGGGGAGAAGCACCTATTATGGAAAAACGGTTCGTCAGTTTTTTGATGAAATTGCCCAACTAGGTTTCTCTGAGCTCACTGGTGAAGTAGATTTGGAAGCGGAATATATAGAAGGGAAGTTAAGTGGATTAGTTCCTGCAACTCAAGTGGAATTCGATGCGAGAACGAAGGAACTGCAAAGTGTTCAGAGTAATGTTGGTTCACTAGATTCGTCTCAGGCAATTGAGATGACAACGCTCTTGTCCCGAGAAGAGAACGGTTCAATACAATACTCCTCCGACGAAGGAAAGACGTGGCTGACACAAGCTGAGTATGATGCTAAGTATCCAACTCCTGATGTCGAATGGTGGACCTATGATGGGTACAAAGCATGGCTGGATAATGAAAAGATAGAACTTCAGAAAGTAATTGGAGCGAGAGCATGGAACTCTAAGGATGGCTGGTTCACATGGACACAGAAACGTGTGGATGATGCAATCGCTACGTATGAACAAATTCTCGCGGATATTAAAGCGGGGACACAAGTCTCGAAGACCGTGGATGGTCGAGATGATGTTGTGTTATCCTTTGATCCAGGTAAAATTTCTACTGGCACTAGCTATAGCGTAGATATCACACTAGATAACGGTGAAGCAACCTCTTTTGGTCCATATGACACGAAGGAAGAGCTTCTAGCGAAGGTAAAACCCTACTGCGAGCAACAAGTGAAACAAGGAAATATGACGCAGAAGGAAGCGGATGAGATTTTGAATCGATATAACTAA